The following proteins come from a genomic window of Triticum aestivum cultivar Chinese Spring chromosome 6A, IWGSC CS RefSeq v2.1, whole genome shotgun sequence:
- the LOC123129802 gene encoding uncharacterized protein translates to MAAPLGFLCFGWATVPVVIAAACGMAYFFGGMAATRRRAGGGFGGRKGGNGGRKGRARGRARASFNTTFTVDVDGGDSDAASFVVLLDSFPSVNIGNEKYGPRRNTSNSVVLAASMPNATNGLANVEVGSVSSYGPRPPPGVGLNITITPNRSSPADTSQLAVRIEYDAPTHRLSVYAHDTAADYPPVNDRTTLLLDAPLDLADCLPAKAAPVGFYDSTVPRRHPAGAATSGPVRGSGCVGARRRALPAEPGGGRQVQLLRVGSTPGPPC, encoded by the exons ATGGCGGCgcccctcggcttcctctgcttcggctgggccacggTGCCAGTCGTGATTGCCGCCGCGtgcggcatggcgtacttcttcggcggcatggcggcgactCGAAGGCGGGCGGGAGGAGGGTTTGGCGGGAGGAAGGGAGGAAATGGTGGGAGGAAG GGAAGGGCTCGAGGTCGGGCGCGAGCGTCCTTCAACACGACCTTCACTGTGGACGTGGACGGCGGCGACTCTGACGCCGCGTCGTTCGTGGTGCTCCTTGACAGCTTCCCGTCGGTCAACATCGGGAACGAGAAGTACGGTCCTCGCCGCAACACTAGCAACTCGGTCGTGCTCGCTGCATCCATGCCGAACGCCACCAACGGCCTCGCCAATGTTGAGGTCGGCTCGGTGAGCTCGTACGGGCCGCGGCCGCCGCCGGGCGTCGGCCTGAACATCACCATCACGCCCAACCGATCATCGCCCGCCGACACCAGCCAGCTCGCCGTGCGGATCGAGTACGACGCCCCCACGCACCGCCTCTCAGTCTACGCCCACGACACGGCCGCCGACTACCCGCCCGTCAACGACAGAACCACcctcctcctcgacgcgccacTCGACCTGGCCGACTGCCTGCCCGCCAAGGCCGCACCGGTGGGGTTCTACGACTCCACGGTCCCACGCCGGCATCCGGCAGGGGCGGCTACGTCGGGGCCGGTGCGAGGAAGCGGCTGCGTGGGGGCGCGACGCCGGGCCCTCCCTGCTGAGCCCGGTGGAGGGCGACAGGTTCAGCTGCTGCGCGTGGGCTCGACGCCGGGCCCTCCCTGTTGA
- the LOC123128986 gene encoding acetyl-coenzyme A synthetase, chloroplastic/glyoxysomal → MGAATAGQQAGGTPDKLRHVESMSERPSGAGSISGISAVVLGESLADEEHELVFPSAEFSATALVSSPQQYKEMYERSIKDPAGFWSEIADAFYWKEKWNPSEVCSENLDVSKGPVHISWFKGGKTNICYNAVDRNVEAGNGDKIALYWEGNEPGQDGKLTYSELVEKVCQLANYLKSVGVGKGDAVIIYLPMLLELPIAMLACARIGAVHSVVFAGFSADSLAQRIVDCKPKLVLTCNAVKRGPKPILLKDIVDAALVESEKNGFSVGICLTYENQSVMKRQDTKWQAGRDVWWQDVVTNFPTKCDVEWVDAEDPLFLLYTSGSTGKPKGVMHTSGGYMVYTATTFKYAFDYKPTDIYWCTADCGWITGHSYVTYGPLLNGAAVLVFEGTPNYPNAGRCWDIVDKYKVSIFYTAPTLVRSLMRDGDEYVTRYSRKSLRVLGSVGEPINPSAWRWFYNVVGDSKCPISDTWWQTETGGFMMTPLPGAWPQKPGSATFPFFGVQPVIVDEKGQEIEGECSGYLCIKKSWPGAFRTLYGDHDRYETTYFKPFAGYYFTGDGCSRDKDGYHWLTGRVDDVINVSGHRIGTAEVESALVSHPQCAEAAVVGVEHEVKGQGIYAFVTLVDGVPYSEELRKSLIAKVRTQIGAFAAPDRIHWAPGLPKTRSGKIMRRILRKIAAKQLDELGDISTLADPGVVDQLIALKDC, encoded by the exons ATGGGCGCCGCTACCGCGGGCCAGCAGGCGGGAGGGACCCCGGACAAGCTCCGGCACGTCGAGTCCATGTCcgagcggccctccggcgccgggTCCATCTCCGGGATCAGCGCCGTCGTCCTGGGCGAGTCGCTCGCCGACGAGGAGCACGAACTCGTCTTCCCCAGCGCCGAGTTCTCCGCCACCGCACTCGTCTCCTCCCCCCAGCAG TACAAGGAGATGTACGAGAGGTCCATCAAGGACCCGGCCGGGTTCTGGTCAGAGATCGCCGACGCCTTCTACTGGAAGGAGAAGTGGAACCCCAGCGAGGTCTGCTCCGAAAACCTCGACGTCAGCAAGGGCCCCGTCCACATCAGT TGGTTCAAAGGGGGCAAAACCAACATATGCTACAATGCCGTCGACCGCAACGTCGAGGCTGGGAATGGGGACAAGATTGCACTGTACTGGGAGGGCAATGAGCCCGGCCAGGATGGGAAGCTCACCTATTCTGAGCTCGTGGAGAAGGTTTGCCAG CTTGCAAATTACTTGAAAAGTGTTGGTGTCGGCAAGGGGGATGCTGTGATCATCTACTTACCGATGCTGCTGGAGCTTCCCATTGCCATGCTTGCATGTGCGCGTATCGGTGCTGTCCATTCG GTTGTGTTTGCTGGCTTCTCTGCGGATTCGCTGGCCCAAAGGATCGTTGATTGCAAGCCTAAGCTTGTGCTCACTTGTAATGCCGTGAAAAGGGGGCCCAAGCCCATTCTTCTCAAAGACATAGTGGATGCTGCTCTGGTGGAAAGTGAGAAGAATGGATTCTCTGTAG GTATTTGTTTGACATACGAAAACCAGTCAGTAATGAAGAGGCAAGACACAAAATGGCAAGCAGGAAGGGATGTTTGGTGGCAG GATGTTGTGACCAACTTTCCTACCAAGTGTGATGTGGAATGGGTGGATGCGGAGGATCCATTGTTTCTTTTGTACACGAGTGGCAGCACTGGAAAACCAAAG GGTGTTATGCATACTTCTGGGGGCTATATGGTGTATACTGCAACAACATTTAAGTATGCATTTGATTACAAGCCAACAGACATATACTG GTGCACTGCAGACTGTGGTTGGATTACTGGACATAGCTATGTGACATATGGCCCACTCCTGAATGGAGCTGCAGTTCTTGTTTTTGAAGGG ACTCCGAACTACCCTAATGCTGGTCGGTGCTGGGACATTGTGGACAAGTACAAGGTGTCAATATTTTATACCGCACCAACACTCGTCCGTTCACTCATGCGCGATGGTGATGAG TATGTTACACGCTACTCTCGAAAATCTCTCCGAGTCCTGGGAAGCGTTGGTGAGCCAATTAATCCTAGTGCATGGAG ATGGTTCTACAATGTTGTTGGGGATTCAAAGTGCCCCATATCAGATACTTGGTGGCAGACTGAAACTGGTGGCTTCATG ATGACTCCTTTACCTGGTGCCTGGCCTCAGAAACCGGGTTCTGCAACATTTCCTTTCTTTGGTGTGCAG CCGGTCATTGTTGATGAGAAAGGACAGGAGATTGAAGGAGAATGTAGCGGATATCTTTGCATTAAAAAATCATGGCCTGGGGCTTTCCGGACCCTCTATGGAGATCATGACAGATATGAGACCACATACTTCAAGCCATTTGCTGGCTACTATTTTACTGGTGATGGTTGCAGCAG GGACAAAGATGGTTACCACTGGCTTACTGGAAGAGTAGATGATGTTATCAACGTTAG TGGGCATCGAATTGGCACAGCAGAGGTTGAGTCTGCTTTGGTTTCGCATCCACAGTGTGCAGAGGCCGCTGTTGTTGGTGTTGAGCATGAG GTCAAAGGTCAGGGAATATATGCTTTTGTAACTTTGGTGGATGGCGTTCCTTACAGTGAAGAACTACGAAAGAGCCTCATAGCAAAAGTCCGCACTCAG ATCGGGGCGTTTGCAGCTCCAGACAGGATCCACTGGGCGCCGGGGCTCCCCAAGACCCGCAGCGGCAAGATCATGCGCAGGATCCTGCGCAAAATTGCCGCGAAGCAgctggacgagctcggcgacataAGCACTCTCGCTGACCCCGGCGTCGTCGACCAGCTGATCGCGCTCAAAGATTGCTAG
- the LOC123128982 gene encoding G-type lectin S-receptor-like serine/threonine-protein kinase B120, with the protein MDPPPIHTIICLVCWSFWLFPFCASSGSRLLPDKPLSAGSTITSDDGTFALGFFSPSSSGTKHYYVGIWYKNIPKDNVVWVANRAMPIADPSSATLAFTNGSNLALSDTNGQLLWMTNISAAGNSSSEATGGGATLDNNGNFILRSSQGIILWQSFDYPTDTLLPGMNLRITHKTHALQRLVSWRNTQDPSPGNFSYGAHPDEFLRRFSWNGSTPYWRSPAWNNYLLVGRYVESVKSTIHFTLNTIDDEVYISFGLPEPSVSLVLLKMDYSGKMKLRTWNSNMSKWTDLRSEPKQECNKFGYCGPFGYCDNTQPIVTCKCIDGFEPNNKQDWTAHRFSQGCHRMEALRCGQQDGFLNLPSMKVPHESLHVKNISLDECIAECTSNCSCTAYAFANTSTKDINGDETRCLLWNGDLIDTEKLIGQGQNLYIRVHGLSGKQRNKNIWKKLMSGTSSTSFELCDGNLKYPSISFKEIVLATNNFSNSNKLGHGGFGSVYKGMLEDGTEIAVKRLSKGSGQGVPEFRNEVILIAKLQHKNLVRLLGFCIHGDEKLLIYEYLPNRSLDAMLFDATRKSMLNWPTRFEIIKGVARGLLYLHQDSRLKIIHRDLKASNILLDAEISPKISDFGIARIFGGDQQQENTNRVVGTYGYMSPEYALNGVFSVKSDVYSFGVLLLEIVSGSKTSSVHLKADFPSIIASAWSLWKDGNIKDFVDSSIVESCSPDETIRCIHIGLLCVQDSPNVRPLVSSIMSFLENGDISLPPPKESVYFSENNNGNDGAAENTVNSANNMSITVVEGR; encoded by the exons ATGGATCCCCCTCCCATACACACAATCATCTGCCTTGTTTGTTGGTCATTTTGGTTATTCCCATTCTGTGCATCATCCGGCAGCCGCCTTCTTCCCGACAAGCCGCTTTCTGCTGGAAGCACCATCACCTCCGACGACGGCACTTTCGCCCTGGGATTCTTCTCCCCGTCCAGCTCCGGCACAAAACATTACTACGTCGGAATATGGTACAAGAACATACCCAAAGACAATGTTGTGTGGGTTGCCAACCGTGCTATGCCGATCGCTGATCCTTCTTCTGCAACACTGGCCTTCACAAACGGATCCAATCTGGCCCTGTCAGACACCAACGGCCAGCTTCTCTGGATGACTAATATCAGCGCCGCAGGAAATTCATCGTCAGAGGCAACTGGTGGAGGAGCCACGCTTGATAACAATGGGAATTTTATCCTTCGGTCATCACAGGGCATCATCTTATGGCAAAGCTTCGATTACCCGACCGACACTCTCCTTCCAGGTATGAACCTCAGGATCACCCACAAGACGCATGCACTACAACGGCTCGTCTCTTGGAGAAACACCCAAGACCCATCCCCGGGCAACTTCTCATATGGTGCACACCCTGATGAGTTTCTGCGGCGTTTTTCATGGAATGGTTCGACACCATACTGGCGAAGTCCAGCGTGGAATAACTATTTGTTAGTAGGGCGGTACGTCGAGAGTGTCAAGTCCACAATTCACTTCACACTGAATACTATTGATGATGAGGTGTACATTTCCTTTGGACTACCAGAACCAAGTGTCTCCTTAGTGCTACTGAAGATGGACTACTCAGGCAAGATGAAGTTACGAACCTGGAATAGCAACATGTCCAAATGGACTGACCTGCGATCAGAACCTAAACAGGAATGCAACAAATTTGGTTACTGTGGTCCATTTGGTTACTGCGACAACACGCAGCCTATTGTGACATGCAAATGTATTGATGGCTTTGAGCCAAACAACAAGCAAGACTGGACGGCACACAGGTTTTCGCAGGGATGCCACCGGATGGAAGCACTAAGATGTGGTCAACAGGATGGCTTCTTAAATTTGCCAAGCATGAAGGTTCCCCATGAGTCCTTGCATGTCAAGAATATAAGCTTAGATGAATGCATAGCAGAATGCACCAGCAACTGCTCCTGCACAGCGTATGCTTTCGCCAATACGAGCACCAAGGATATCAATGGGGATGAAACTAGGTGCCTATTATGGAACGGAGATTTGATTGACACAGAGAAGCTCATTGGACAAGGGCAAAACCTCTATATCCGGGTTCATGGATTGAGTG GCAAACAAAGAAACAAGAATATTTGGAAGAAGCTGATGTCAGGAACTTCGAGCACTTCATTTGAACTTTGCGACGGAAACTTAAAGTATCCTTCTATTAGCTTCAAAGAAATTGTACTTGCAACAAACAATTTCTCTAACTCCAACAAGCTTGGACATGGAGGTTTTGGCAGTGTTTACAAG GGAATGTTAGAAGATGGTACAGAAATTGCTGTGAAAAGGCTTAGTAAGGGTTCTGGCCAGGGGGTACCGGAGTTCAGAAATGAAGTAATACTCATTGCGAAGTTGCAGCATAAAAACTTGGTTAGACTTCTCGGCTTCTGCATCCATGGAGATGAGAAACTATTAATATATGAATACTTACCTAACAGAAGTCTGGATGCCATGCTTTTCG ATGCCACAAGAAAATCAATGCTTAATTGGCCAACAAGATTCGAGATAATCAAAGGTGTAGCTAGAGGACTTCTTTATCTTCATCAAGATTCAAGGTTGAAGATAATTCACAGGGATCTCAAAGCAAGCAACATATTATTAGATGCCGAAATAAGCCCTAAGATATCTGATTTTGGTATAGCAAGGATATTTGGTGGCGATCAGCAGCAAGAAAATACCAACCGCGTTGTTGGCACATA CGGTTACATGTCACCTGAATATGCTTTGAACGGAGTGTTCTCTGTCAAGTCTGATGTATACAGCTTTGGAGTTTTACTACTAGAGATTGTGAGTGGCTCAAAGACCAGCTCTGTGCACCTAAAAGCAGACTTCCCCAGCATTATAGCCTCT GCATGGAGCTTATGGAAGGATGGGAACATAAAGGATTTTGTTGACTCATCAATTGTGGAGAGTTGTTCACCTGATGAAACTATACGGTGCATCCATATTGGACTTTTGTGTGTTCAGGACAGCCCAAATGTGCGGCCACTCGTGTCATCAATCATGTCCTTTCTGGAGAATGGAGATATATCACTTCCACCTCCAAAAGAGTCTGTGTATTTTTCTGAAAACAACAATGGAAATGATGGAGCAGCAGAAAATACTGTAAATTCTGCAAATAACATGAGCATTACAGTAGTAGAGGGACGCTAG
- the LOC123131347 gene encoding ethylene-responsive transcription factor ERN1-like has translation MELQFQQQQQQQQQCQYEAAVGKAAAAAAKGRGSSKCKFVGVRQRPSGRWVAEIKDTTHKIRVWLGTFETAEEAARAYDEAACLLRGSNTRTNFATAAPAAASSPPDSPLASRIRTLLTHKKLKKSASPPPPRAPSQQPAVTIRLATAASNGSAGNNTSSTSSTISFAMSASGAAAHHTPTPTSLSNHMTYHQWISHGSEQLHQHLEHQPWPATLSPAVPTLAARRNVAECRVIADGARPEKQDQDSASPGAAMSGVVQQEQDDGFDIGNDPCDSLWDLPPICQLSCLAGLSSCTRG, from the coding sequence ATGGAGCTCCagttccagcagcagcagcagcagcagcagcaatgccAGTACGAGGCGGCGgtgggcaaggcggcggcggcggcggcgaaggggagGGGTAGCAGCAAGTGCAAGTTCGTCGGGGTGAGACAGCGGCCGTCGGGGAGGTGGGTGGCGGAGATCAAGGACACCACGCACAAGATACGGGTGTGGCTCGGCACCTTCGAgaccgccgaggaggccgcgcgcgcCTACGACGAGGCCGCATGCCTCCTCCGGGGCTCCAACACGCGGACCAacttcgccaccgccgcccccgccgccgcctcctcgccgccggacTCGCCGCTGGCGTCCAGGATCCGCACCCTGCTCACCCACAAGAAGCTCAAGAAGAgcgcctcgccaccgccgccgcgggcGCCGTCCCAGCAGCCCGCTGTTACCATCAGACTCGCCACGGCAGCTAGTAATGGCAGCGCCGGTAACAACACcagcagcaccagctcgaccatcAGCTTCGCCATGAGCGCCAGTGGAGCCGCCGCCCACCACACCCCGACTCCCACCAGCCTCTCTAACCACATGACTTACCACCAGTGGATCAGCCACGGCAGCGAACAGCTCCATCAACACCTCGAGCATCAGCCATGGCCTGCAACGCTGAGCCCCGCCGTCCCGACGCTCGCCGCCCGACGCAACGTGGCCGAGTGCCGGGTGATCGCGGACGGGGCGAGGCCGGAGAAGCAAGATCAAGACTCCGCGTCGCCCGGCGCCGCCATGAGCGGGGTCGTCCAGCAGGAGCAGGACGACGGGTTCGACATCGGGAACGACCCCTGCGACTCGCTGTGGGATCTGCCGCCGATCTGTCAGCTGTCCTGCCTGGCAGGTCTCTCATCATGTACTAGAGGTTGA